The window GGAGCTGGACGCGACGCAGCGCCTGCTGCAGAGCGAGCTGGGGCGCGGCACGCTGCTCGTCCGGCCGCCGTTCGCGGAGGACGTGGAGCCGGCCACGCCGGAGCAGGCGCGCGTGCTGCAGCAGGCGAGCGCCCTGGGGTACACGACGGTCGGGATGGGCGTCGACCCGGAGGACTGGGCGAAGCCCGGCACGGACGCGATCGTGCGGGCCGTGCTGCAGCAGGTGCAGGACGGGGCGGGTCAGGTGGTGCTGCTGCACGACGCGGGCGGGAACCGCGCGCAGACGGTGGCGGCCCTGCCGCGCATCATCCGTGAGCTGCGCGCCCACGGGTACCGGCTGGTGACGGTGTCGGCCCTGGCGGGCCTGTCGCGCGAGCAGGTGATGCCGCCCACCACCGGCGTCGGTGCGTGGCTGACGCGGGCGGGCGGCTTCGGGTTCGGGCTCGTCACGGCGTTCGGGGTGCTGCTCGCGGCGCTGTTCGTGACGGGCATCGTGCTCAGCTGCCTGCGGCTGGCGTTCATCAGCGTGCTGGGCCTGCTGGAGGCCGCCGGGCGCGGACGACAGGACAGGGACGCGCCGGGTGTGGCGGCGTTCCTCGTGCCGGTCACGGTGCTCGTCCCGGCCTTCAACGAGGAACGCGTGATCCTGGCGACCGTGGCGAGCCTCCTTACGCAGGGCGACGCTTCGCAGGTGCGGGTCCTCGTGATCGACGACGGCAGCAGCGACAGGACGGCGCAGGTGGCGCTGGACGCGTACGGCACGCACCCGCAGGTGGAGGTGCACCGCGTTCCGAACGGCGGGAAGGCCAGCGCCCTGAACCACGGGCTGCGGCTCGCGCGGACGGACGTGGTGGTCGTGATCGACGCGGACACGCAGCTCGCGCCGGGCGCCCTGGCGGCCCTGACGCGGCCCTTCGCGGACGGCTCGGTTGCCGCGGTGGCCGGGAACGCCAAGGTCGGGAACCGCGTGAACCTCCTGACGCGCTGGCAGGCGCTGGAGTACATCACGGCGCAGAACGTGGAGCGGCGCGCGCTGGCCCTGCTGAACAGCGTGTCGGTCGTGCCGGGCGCGATCGGCGCGTGGCGCCGGGACGTGCTGCTGGAGGTGGGCGGCTTCGCCACCGACACGCTCGCCGAGGACGCGGACCTGACCCTGCGGGTCCTGGCGGCGGGGTGGCGCGTCACGTACGAGCAGCGGGCCGTGGCGTTCACGGAAGCGCCGCAGACGGTGCGCGGTTTCCTGAAGCAGCGGTTCCGCTGGATGTACGGCATCCTGCAGGCCACGTGGAAGCAGCGGGGCGCGGTGCGGGCCGGGCAGCGGCGTCTGGCGTTCGTGACGCTGCCGAACGTGCTGGTGTTCCAGGTGGTGCTGCCGCTGGTGAGTGCCCTGCTGGACGCGGCGATGCTGATCAGCACGGCGTGGAACGT of the Deinococcus aquiradiocola genome contains:
- a CDS encoding glycosyltransferase; amino-acid sequence: MGVDPEDWAKPGTDAIVRAVLQQVQDGAGQVVLLHDAGGNRAQTVAALPRIIRELRAHGYRLVTVSALAGLSREQVMPPTTGVGAWLTRAGGFGFGLVTAFGVLLAALFVTGIVLSCLRLAFISVLGLLEAAGRGRQDRDAPGVAAFLVPVTVLVPAFNEERVILATVASLLTQGDASQVRVLVIDDGSSDRTAQVALDAYGTHPQVEVHRVPNGGKASALNHGLRLARTDVVVVIDADTQLAPGALAALTRPFADGSVAAVAGNAKVGNRVNLLTRWQALEYITAQNVERRALALLNSVSVVPGAIGAWRRDVLLEVGGFATDTLAEDADLTLRVLAAGWRVTYEQRAVAFTEAPQTVRGFLKQRFRWMYGILQATWKQRGAVRAGQRRLAFVTLPNVLVFQVVLPLVSALLDAAMLISTAWNVQQARFHPDSPGMSGHVLAFYLLFVGVDLFAGVLAFALEPGERWSLLLWLPLQRFFYRQLLYVVAIRATLAALRGGTVGWGKLERLGTVRLGTEGVRQGEPRTGGGAAGD